Genomic DNA from Procambarus clarkii isolate CNS0578487 chromosome 34, FALCON_Pclarkii_2.0, whole genome shotgun sequence:
agccccgaaatcatctcaagataacctcaagatagtcatgCAATCATTACTGGGTTGGCATGTTTGTGGTCTACAGGTGTGGGTTGCTGTAGccataatactgggcctgttagcaaaTAGCCACCTGCAACAGATGGTAACAAGGTTCATTCCCTGTTTTTCATCCTTTcctttgataaacttatggtagacatttgatcccataaggattcaaATATTGGAGAGGTTGTCTGATGTAATTTTGACAGCCAATTTGATTCtcttttcttccaggaatttggaTGTTGTCCCTAGACCATACACATACAGGTCTGATGGGAATTTGTCTACTACAAGAGCTTGTATCGTTCGGACATAACCGCCTAAACGTACTTTAGGTTGTATTACCTTGAAGACTTgggctcctgagttagtcaggaatcgTGCTAAGTCTATTCTTGCCTCTCGTACAGGCTTGAGTTTCAAGACATTTATCAACTCCTTTGAGATAAAAGTCATTTGGCATCCTTGGGCAAATAATCCACGTATGGTGGCCTTGGACTTTCCATTTTTAATGATCAATTGAGCAGTGGGAACAGTTGATTTATGATCAGACCTTGTTGacaagacacttatgtcaggttgTATGGTACAAAGCTGTACTGAAGTTGAAGTTCCTTCTTCCACttgtggtttgggagactttgtacttgagtccccatagagtgctgcatggtgttgacccttattgCATCTATTACACGTGCGTATTTGAGTTGCACAGGTGTTGGAATTATGTGACCTTATACACTGGGTGCATTtacgtaactccttgagtcgttttatacATGGAGCACGATCAGGGTAAGCTTTGCAGTTGTACATGGTATGTTGTTTTTCACAGAACAGACATGTCCTCCAGACGTTAACAGCTTCTTGTAACCGTTTTCGGTGACacattaactgtaggtttggaggaaCCCACTGCATATGTGCCCACGCTGCCTTGTTTCCACCTTGGGGGAAGGggaagttgttttagatttatttgGAGTATTGTTTGTACTcggttgtttactattagtagtTAAAGAAGGTTTAGATGTTGATTTTGCATCTGTTTTATCTCGTTGTCTTTCTATTATGGATCTTAAACCTTCCATAATCTCCTTTACTGTCAGAGAAGATTTGTTATGTaagacaaacaacttatccagtacgtCACTGGGTAATTTGCGTCTCATATGGACTTGGATTATCCAATCCAATGCATCCAGATTCACTTCATTACTCAGCACCTTGAGCAAGGACTCAAGCCTAAtctaaaggcttggagtgagtcagCTGATCCATCAGGTTGAGGGATATCTAAGAGTTTCTGGGTTAGAAGTCTGATAGCCCTTTGTGGCTTAGCATAGTTTTCCTTAAGGAGCTGTACTGCACTATAATAACCATCTTCAGTTAGGGTCAGATTACACACTACCTTTAATGATTCATCCTTTAAGACAATTTgcaaatatataaattttgtggTCCTGGCTATAGTGGCATTAGAATCCACTGAATCGAAAAATCTGTTCCAGAAGTTATCCGAACTCTTGTCCTCTGTACCAGAGAAAGTTGGTAGACTGAGTGATGGtaatttgacttctggttgtgtcaggttttgggaagctgtggctgcaatgtctgtagtGGCCCTGTGTATGGTTATCAACTTGAcaaagtgttgtaactttgttTGTATTGCATCTTCATAATTGGCATTTTCTTGTACGACAGCTTTCATTGCTTCTTCATCTATGTTAGTAGCAGCAAGAACATCCTGATATTTCAGGATTTGGTTTC
This window encodes:
- the LOC138371038 gene encoding uncharacterized protein; protein product: MSTVKNVKATLTGIQGHFTRQINKCDDLCKQAPVDYIELESYHKVAESKLEHVRNQILKYQDVLAATNIDEEAMKAVVQENANYEDAIQTKLQHFVKLITIHRATTDIAATASQNLTQPEVKLPSLSLPTFSGTEDKSSDNFWNRFFDSVDSNATIARTTKFIYLQIVLKDESLKVVCNLTLTEDGYYSAVQLLKENYAKPQRAIRLLTQKLLDIPQPDGSADSLQAFRLGLSPCSRC